One Ictalurus furcatus strain D&B chromosome 21, Billie_1.0, whole genome shotgun sequence genomic region harbors:
- the slc38a3a gene encoding sodium-coupled neutral amino acid transporter 3a isoform X1, with protein sequence MYDCYIAECSKAAATSPCPNTAPNPWPHPSMHRELVPNSTENSSASRATRDTEATLAESAEFLSNGDDKKPPRFTDFEGKTSFGMSVFNLGNAIMGSGILGLAYAMANTGIVMFLFLLTAVAFLSAYSIHLLLKASGVVGIRAYEQLGFRAFGTPGKMAAGIAITLQNIGAMSSYLYIVKYEFPLVIQAFLKVDTPSGEWYLNGNYLVVIVSVCVILPLALMKQLGYLGYTSGFSLSCMVFFLISVIYKKFQVPCPFTDFSFTNRTAALNISGVLIEHNGVSMTPEDDPSCTPRMFNLNIQTAYTIPILAFAFVCHPEVLPIYTELRNPTKKKMQHVSNISITVMYVMYFLAALFGYLTFYDKVEAELLHTYSKIDPYDTLILCVRVAVLTAVTLTVPIVLFPVRRAIQQLFFPNKTFWWPRHIAIAILLLTIINLLVIFAPNILGIFGVIGATSAPCLIFIFPAVFYIRIVPKEEEPMRSAPKILAACFAGVGVLFMIMSLSFIIIDWTSGSTKSNSGH encoded by the exons TGCCAGCAGAGCTACCAGAGACACCGAGGCCACCCTGGCCGAGAGCGCAGAGTTCCTCTCCAATGGCGACGACAAGAAACCGCCGCGATTCACGGAC TTTGAAGGAAAGACTTCGTTCGGGATGTCGGTCTTCAACCTGGGAAACGCCATCATGGGGAGTGGAATTCTGGGACTGGCGTACGCCATGGCGAACACCGGCATCGTCATGTTTCT gttCCTCCTGACGGCCGTGGCGTTTCTCTCGGCCTACTCCATCCACCTGCTGCTCAAGGCCTCGGGCGTCGTCG GTATCCGTGCATATGAGCAGTTGGGATTTCGAGCGTTCGGTACGCCAGGCAAAATGGCCGCCGGCATCGCGATCACGCTGCAGAATATCGGAG ccATGTCCAGCTATTTGTATATAGTGAAGTATGAATTTCCTCTGGTGATTCAGGCCTTTCTCAAGGTGGACACACCatctgg gGAATGGTACCTGAACGGTAATTACCTGGTGGTGATTGTGTCTGTCTGCGTTATTCTACCTCTGGCTCTGATGAAGCAGCTTG gctaTCTTGGCTACACCAGTGGGTTTTCTCTCAGCTGCATGGTCTTCTTCCTTATCTCA GTGAtttataagaagttccaggtGCCGTGTCCCTTCACCGACTTCTCCTTCACCAATCGGACGGCGGCGCTAAACATCAGTGGCGTGTTGATTGAGCACAACGGGGTCAGCATGACCCCCGAGGACGACCCGTCATGTACCCCTCGCATGTTCAACCTCAACATCCag aCAGCCTACACTATTCCCATCCTGGCGTTTGCGTTTGTGTGCCACCCGGAGGTGCTGCCGATTTACACCGAACTGCGCAA CCCCACCAAGAAAAAGATGCAGCACGTGTCcaacatctccatcactgtcATGTATGTCATGTACTTCCTGGCTGCGCTGTTCGGATATCTGACCTTCTACG atAAGGTGGAGGCTGagctgttgcacacctacagcAAGATCGACCCTTACGACACGCTGatcctgtgtgtgcgcgtggcTGTACTGACCGCCGTCACACTCACTGTACCCATCGTACTGTTCCCT GTGAGGCGAGCCATCCAGCAGCTCTTCTTCCCCAACAAGACGTTCTGGTGGCCGAGACACATCGCCATCgccatcctcctcctcaccaTCATCAACCTGCTCGTCATCTTCGCTCCCAACATCCTCGGCATCTTCGGGGTCATAG GTGCCACGTCCGctccatgtctcatcttcatcttcccGGCCGTGTTCTACATCCGCATCGTTCCCAAAGAGGAGGAGCCCATGCGCTCAGCGCCCAAAATCCTG gCTGCATGTTTCGCTGGAGTGGGTGTcctgtttatgataatgagccTGAGCTTCATCATCATCGATTGGACATCAGGGAGCACCAAATCCAACAGTGGtcattag
- the slc38a3a gene encoding sodium-coupled neutral amino acid transporter 3a isoform X2, giving the protein MDLASAEMNALPNGKGHEGGAETMATPASTKTQSDDTVHASRATRDTEATLAESAEFLSNGDDKKPPRFTDFEGKTSFGMSVFNLGNAIMGSGILGLAYAMANTGIVMFLFLLTAVAFLSAYSIHLLLKASGVVGIRAYEQLGFRAFGTPGKMAAGIAITLQNIGAMSSYLYIVKYEFPLVIQAFLKVDTPSGEWYLNGNYLVVIVSVCVILPLALMKQLGYLGYTSGFSLSCMVFFLISVIYKKFQVPCPFTDFSFTNRTAALNISGVLIEHNGVSMTPEDDPSCTPRMFNLNIQTAYTIPILAFAFVCHPEVLPIYTELRNPTKKKMQHVSNISITVMYVMYFLAALFGYLTFYDKVEAELLHTYSKIDPYDTLILCVRVAVLTAVTLTVPIVLFPVRRAIQQLFFPNKTFWWPRHIAIAILLLTIINLLVIFAPNILGIFGVIGATSAPCLIFIFPAVFYIRIVPKEEEPMRSAPKILAACFAGVGVLFMIMSLSFIIIDWTSGSTKSNSGH; this is encoded by the exons TGCCAGCAGAGCTACCAGAGACACCGAGGCCACCCTGGCCGAGAGCGCAGAGTTCCTCTCCAATGGCGACGACAAGAAACCGCCGCGATTCACGGAC TTTGAAGGAAAGACTTCGTTCGGGATGTCGGTCTTCAACCTGGGAAACGCCATCATGGGGAGTGGAATTCTGGGACTGGCGTACGCCATGGCGAACACCGGCATCGTCATGTTTCT gttCCTCCTGACGGCCGTGGCGTTTCTCTCGGCCTACTCCATCCACCTGCTGCTCAAGGCCTCGGGCGTCGTCG GTATCCGTGCATATGAGCAGTTGGGATTTCGAGCGTTCGGTACGCCAGGCAAAATGGCCGCCGGCATCGCGATCACGCTGCAGAATATCGGAG ccATGTCCAGCTATTTGTATATAGTGAAGTATGAATTTCCTCTGGTGATTCAGGCCTTTCTCAAGGTGGACACACCatctgg gGAATGGTACCTGAACGGTAATTACCTGGTGGTGATTGTGTCTGTCTGCGTTATTCTACCTCTGGCTCTGATGAAGCAGCTTG gctaTCTTGGCTACACCAGTGGGTTTTCTCTCAGCTGCATGGTCTTCTTCCTTATCTCA GTGAtttataagaagttccaggtGCCGTGTCCCTTCACCGACTTCTCCTTCACCAATCGGACGGCGGCGCTAAACATCAGTGGCGTGTTGATTGAGCACAACGGGGTCAGCATGACCCCCGAGGACGACCCGTCATGTACCCCTCGCATGTTCAACCTCAACATCCag aCAGCCTACACTATTCCCATCCTGGCGTTTGCGTTTGTGTGCCACCCGGAGGTGCTGCCGATTTACACCGAACTGCGCAA CCCCACCAAGAAAAAGATGCAGCACGTGTCcaacatctccatcactgtcATGTATGTCATGTACTTCCTGGCTGCGCTGTTCGGATATCTGACCTTCTACG atAAGGTGGAGGCTGagctgttgcacacctacagcAAGATCGACCCTTACGACACGCTGatcctgtgtgtgcgcgtggcTGTACTGACCGCCGTCACACTCACTGTACCCATCGTACTGTTCCCT GTGAGGCGAGCCATCCAGCAGCTCTTCTTCCCCAACAAGACGTTCTGGTGGCCGAGACACATCGCCATCgccatcctcctcctcaccaTCATCAACCTGCTCGTCATCTTCGCTCCCAACATCCTCGGCATCTTCGGGGTCATAG GTGCCACGTCCGctccatgtctcatcttcatcttcccGGCCGTGTTCTACATCCGCATCGTTCCCAAAGAGGAGGAGCCCATGCGCTCAGCGCCCAAAATCCTG gCTGCATGTTTCGCTGGAGTGGGTGTcctgtttatgataatgagccTGAGCTTCATCATCATCGATTGGACATCAGGGAGCACCAAATCCAACAGTGGtcattag